The proteins below come from a single Nocardioides eburneiflavus genomic window:
- a CDS encoding glycoside hydrolase family 43 protein — MPNRGAARLLVLLTIAGLLSVAAPASADERVPRPLLNVDFPDPAVVATPGGLVAYATGDRVPHAWSRGADGPWRRGPSLLTHRPSWSREGGVWAVDVARVRGRWLLYYATPVHGIGETGRCIGVARASSARGPFRPVGRAPLVCPSYARTPAAQDPMLPRDRTLPRAGVIDPSWFRDEDGATYLLYKTDRIPSTVRIVPLARDGQAVKPGATSVELFRSPGVLENPVLVRRPEGYVMLASEGDWTRCGYRTRWLRSASLLDWTAADGGMLLDKDTTGLCGPGGADLVEGRGGRLLAFLHGWTCRGTTLPCAGSGKWDHKPRQRGRRAMYAARLDWVDGVPQVAGWLRPR, encoded by the coding sequence GTGCCGAACCGGGGAGCAGCGCGCCTGCTCGTGCTGCTGACCATCGCCGGGCTCCTGTCCGTCGCCGCCCCGGCGTCCGCGGACGAGCGGGTGCCGCGCCCGTTGCTCAACGTCGACTTCCCGGACCCGGCGGTCGTCGCCACGCCAGGTGGCCTGGTCGCGTACGCCACGGGTGACCGGGTGCCGCACGCCTGGTCGCGCGGCGCCGACGGACCGTGGCGGCGCGGGCCGAGCCTGCTCACCCACCGGCCGTCGTGGTCGCGCGAGGGCGGCGTGTGGGCCGTCGACGTGGCGCGGGTGCGCGGGCGCTGGCTGCTCTACTACGCCACCCCGGTGCACGGCATCGGCGAGACGGGCCGCTGCATCGGCGTGGCCCGCGCGTCCTCGGCCCGCGGCCCGTTCCGCCCGGTCGGCCGTGCTCCGCTGGTCTGCCCGTCCTACGCCCGTACGCCGGCCGCGCAGGACCCGATGTTGCCGCGCGACCGTACGCTCCCTCGCGCCGGTGTGATCGACCCGTCGTGGTTCCGCGACGAGGACGGAGCGACGTACCTGCTCTACAAGACCGACCGGATCCCCTCCACCGTGCGGATCGTGCCGCTGGCGCGCGACGGGCAGGCGGTGAAGCCCGGCGCGACGAGCGTGGAGCTGTTCCGCTCCCCGGGCGTGCTGGAGAACCCGGTGCTCGTCCGGCGTCCCGAGGGCTACGTGATGCTGGCGTCGGAGGGCGACTGGACGCGCTGCGGCTACCGCACCCGCTGGCTGCGCTCGGCCTCCCTGCTCGACTGGACGGCCGCCGACGGCGGCATGCTGCTCGACAAGGACACCACCGGGTTGTGCGGCCCCGGCGGTGCCGACCTCGTCGAGGGACGCGGGGGACGGTTGCTGGCGTTCCTCCACGGCTGGACCTGCCGCGGCACGACCCTGCCGTGCGCCGGCAGCGGCAAGTGGGACCACAAGCCCCGGCAGCGCGGCCGCCGAGCGATGTACGCCGCCCGGCTCGACTGGGTGGACGGGGTGCCGCAGGTCGCCGGCTGGCTCCGGCCCCGCTGA
- a CDS encoding response regulator, translating to MSPRILVIEDNALNLKLVRDVLEHAGYVVGSAATGELGVRAAASEPPDLVLLDLQLPGIDGHETLRRLREEVLDDGVPVVAVTALAMEEDRDRARRSGFDGYLEKPISPRALPGQVEEFLAGGPA from the coding sequence GTGAGCCCACGCATCCTGGTCATCGAGGACAACGCGCTCAACCTCAAGCTGGTGCGCGACGTGCTGGAGCACGCCGGCTACGTGGTCGGGTCGGCAGCGACCGGCGAGCTCGGCGTCCGCGCGGCCGCCAGCGAGCCCCCGGACCTCGTCCTGCTGGACCTGCAGCTGCCGGGCATCGACGGTCACGAGACCCTGCGCCGCCTGCGCGAGGAGGTCCTCGACGACGGCGTGCCCGTCGTCGCGGTGACCGCGCTCGCGATGGAGGAGGACCGCGATCGGGCACGACGATCGGGCTTCGACGGCTACCTGGAGAAGCCGATCAGCCCGCGCGCCCTCCCGGGGCAGGTCGAGGAGTTCCTGGCTGGAGGCCCCGCATGA
- a CDS encoding DUF3054 domain-containing protein, which translates to MWLVVDLLLVGVFAVVGRLSHYGTLTVGGWWTTAWPFLAGTLAAWAVLMAAGREPAAVSSGVVVWLGALVGGMALRQVDSQGTATPFVVVATLVLGALLVLPRVGARLSARA; encoded by the coding sequence ATGTGGCTCGTGGTCGACCTCCTGCTCGTCGGTGTCTTCGCGGTGGTCGGGCGGCTCAGCCACTACGGGACGCTCACCGTTGGCGGGTGGTGGACGACGGCGTGGCCGTTCCTCGCCGGGACGCTGGCGGCGTGGGCCGTGCTCATGGCCGCCGGGCGCGAGCCGGCAGCTGTCTCCTCCGGCGTCGTCGTGTGGCTCGGCGCCCTCGTCGGCGGGATGGCGCTGCGCCAGGTCGACAGCCAGGGCACGGCGACACCGTTCGTCGTCGTCGCGACCCTCGTCCTCGGTGCGCTGCTCGTGCTGCCCCGGGTCGGCGCCAGGCTCAGTGCCCGTGCCTGA
- a CDS encoding cytochrome P450 translates to MSATTVLGPVGREVRAGVHWGVAHGLPTLLLRRAAGRGDLQARLIRVGSLGTDEVFELVEEIRAHGPLYRSRIGYVATSHAVVRELLTSDDFRTGFPTDAGPVGRIARWAAPTTLHPVEPPSLLVTEPPDHTRYRKLVTRVFTMRAVERLRERTEEIADGLLDDLERRADGPVDLVEAYCAVLPVTVIAEVLGVPEEERGRVLDFGSAAAPSLDLGLGFRRYRSVARALARFDEWLGDHLDRLRRDPGDHLLSQLVAAREDGQGLSETELKATAGLVLAAGFETTVNLLGNGIALLHDHPEERARVVAEPALWPTVVEEALRLDPPVLLTARMAVRDTELAGRPVRAGSMVSAILGGANRDPEVFEDPLRFDVARANAREHIAFSAGRHHCLGAQLARMEGEVGLRAIWDRFPDLRLEPGARRRETRILRGFATLPATLRP, encoded by the coding sequence ATGTCGGCGACCACTGTCCTGGGCCCCGTGGGCAGGGAGGTACGGGCCGGCGTCCACTGGGGCGTGGCCCACGGGCTGCCGACGCTGCTGCTGCGCCGCGCCGCCGGGCGCGGCGACCTGCAGGCGCGACTGATCCGGGTCGGGTCGCTCGGCACCGACGAGGTCTTCGAGCTGGTCGAGGAGATCCGGGCGCACGGTCCGCTCTACCGCTCGCGCATCGGCTACGTCGCCACCAGCCACGCCGTCGTGCGTGAGCTGCTCACGAGCGACGACTTCCGCACCGGCTTCCCGACCGACGCCGGGCCGGTCGGGCGGATCGCCCGGTGGGCCGCGCCGACGACGCTGCACCCGGTCGAGCCGCCGTCCCTGCTGGTGACCGAGCCGCCCGACCACACCCGCTACCGCAAGCTCGTGACCCGCGTGTTCACCATGCGGGCCGTGGAGCGGCTGCGCGAGCGGACCGAGGAGATCGCTGACGGGTTGCTCGACGACCTCGAGCGGCGGGCGGACGGACCCGTCGACCTCGTCGAGGCCTACTGCGCGGTGCTGCCGGTGACGGTCATCGCCGAGGTCCTCGGGGTGCCGGAGGAGGAGCGGGGCCGGGTGCTCGACTTCGGGTCGGCGGCTGCGCCGAGCCTCGACCTGGGGCTGGGGTTCCGTCGCTACCGCTCGGTCGCCCGGGCCCTCGCCCGCTTCGACGAGTGGCTCGGCGACCACCTCGACCGGCTGCGCCGGGACCCTGGCGACCACCTCCTCAGCCAGCTGGTCGCCGCACGCGAGGACGGACAGGGCCTCAGCGAGACCGAGCTCAAGGCGACCGCCGGCCTCGTTCTCGCCGCCGGCTTCGAGACGACCGTCAACCTCCTCGGCAACGGCATCGCGCTGCTCCACGATCACCCCGAGGAGCGCGCCCGCGTCGTCGCCGAGCCGGCGTTGTGGCCCACCGTCGTCGAGGAGGCGCTGCGCCTCGACCCGCCGGTGCTGCTGACGGCGCGGATGGCGGTGCGCGACACCGAGCTCGCCGGCCGGCCGGTGCGCGCCGGTTCGATGGTGAGCGCGATCCTCGGCGGCGCCAACCGCGACCCCGAGGTCTTCGAGGACCCGCTGCGCTTCGACGTCGCCCGCGCCAACGCGCGCGAGCACATCGCGTTCTCCGCCGGTCGGCACCACTGCCTCGGCGCCCAGCTCGCCCGGATGGAGGGCGAGGTCGGCCTCCGCGCGATCTGGGACCGGTTCCCCGACCTGCGGCTCGAGCCCGGCGCGCGGCGTCGCGAGACCCGCATCCTGCGAGGGTTCGCGACACTTCCCGCAACCCTGCGTCCCTGA
- a CDS encoding acyl-CoA thioesterase, with the protein MASEWDTHTALTAAGDGLFGAEIDPGWVVGGGVNGGYLLGVVGTAIAEAVPAKPHPLSVSAYYLSAARPGGAQVSTRVLREGGAVATVSAELGQEGVTRISALATYGDLRALPDDVATTAEPPALPPVEECVPGSLAPEETRRVAPMMERFDLRFDPDCVGWATGAPSGRGHIQAWLRMVDGHDIDPVGLLMVCDALPPVTFDLGRPGWAPTLELTVHVRAVPAPGWLQVSHRTRNVAGGMFEEDCEVWDSAGRLVAQRRQLAMQPRG; encoded by the coding sequence ATGGCTTCCGAGTGGGACACCCACACCGCCCTGACCGCGGCCGGCGACGGCCTCTTCGGCGCCGAGATCGACCCGGGCTGGGTCGTGGGAGGCGGTGTCAACGGCGGCTACCTCCTCGGTGTGGTCGGCACGGCGATCGCCGAGGCCGTGCCCGCCAAGCCGCACCCGCTCTCGGTGAGCGCCTACTACCTGTCCGCGGCCCGGCCGGGTGGCGCGCAGGTCTCGACGCGGGTGCTGCGCGAGGGCGGCGCGGTCGCGACCGTCTCGGCCGAGCTCGGCCAGGAGGGCGTCACCCGGATCAGCGCGCTGGCGACGTACGGCGACCTGCGCGCGCTGCCGGACGACGTCGCCACCACCGCCGAGCCGCCGGCCCTGCCCCCGGTCGAGGAGTGCGTGCCCGGCTCGCTCGCACCCGAGGAGACACGCCGCGTCGCGCCGATGATGGAGCGCTTCGACCTGCGCTTCGACCCCGACTGCGTCGGCTGGGCGACGGGTGCGCCGAGCGGTCGCGGGCACATCCAGGCCTGGCTCCGGATGGTCGACGGCCACGACATCGACCCGGTCGGGCTGCTCATGGTGTGCGACGCCCTGCCTCCGGTCACCTTCGACCTCGGCCGCCCGGGCTGGGCGCCGACGCTCGAGCTCACCGTCCACGTCCGCGCGGTGCCCGCTCCCGGGTGGCTGCAGGTCTCCCACCGCACCCGCAACGTGGCCGGCGGGATGTTCGAGGAGGACTGCGAGGTCTGGGACTCGGCCGGCCGGCTGGTCGCCCAGCGCCGGCAGCTGGCGATGCAGCCGCGCGGCTGA
- a CDS encoding hybrid sensor histidine kinase/response regulator translates to MDSGPLGETDSGSDTDRVLLDVQHQAAATREILEALGRAGADPSGVLDTIIDRAVHLCRAQVAQLYLLDGDTFRLSRISGDAPEEFIRYVEDHPVGRSRDSLLGRVAEDRVTQQIGDVLRDPDYGRHDLQSLAGFRTLMSAPMLLHDEVIGILSVWRTEAQPFDAGEVDVLSAFAVQAAIVLRQVELVAALEARSGELAAKVTQLEVLREIGEAISSTLDLDEVLGRIVSGAVRLCWADGGSIMEYDAAADCFRVRATAGGSPVLTDRLRALTIRRSTSPVGRAAAERSTLVVPDLASAARDDHLDILLADGWRSLLAVPLVRQDQLVGALVIRRRRPGDFGADTPELLRTFANQSGLAIVNARLFGELDTKRAELEVASRHKSEFLASMSHELRTPLNAVIGFSEVLLDRMFGELNPRQEEYLRDIWTSGKHLLELLNEILDLSKVEAGRMVLEPSLVSVRACLDYVLSLVRDRAAAHAIDVGLEVSEDVGIVWADELRLKQVVLNLVSNAVKFTPDGGTVRVFATREGEDVVVRVSDTGVGVPPEDRERIFESFQQGHRAAPNEEGTGLGLTLSRRIVALFGGTLWLEPQAGVGSVFAFRVPLPAVEPVGKADDDGLSTVLLVDDDRASLDLMTAYLSASPVRVLHARDGFEALSLSRTAAPDAVVLDIRLPRMDGWEVLARMKADPATRAIPVVVASIIDERQRGLQLGAVAYLLKPVRRDDLLDALRGHGLELEESEVGSP, encoded by the coding sequence ATGGACAGTGGCCCACTGGGCGAGACCGACAGCGGTTCGGACACCGACCGGGTGCTGCTCGACGTCCAGCACCAGGCGGCGGCCACCCGCGAGATCCTCGAGGCCCTGGGACGGGCCGGGGCCGACCCGAGCGGGGTGCTCGACACCATCATCGACCGCGCGGTCCACCTCTGCCGGGCCCAGGTCGCGCAGCTCTACCTCCTCGACGGCGACACCTTCCGGCTGTCCCGCATCTCCGGGGACGCTCCCGAGGAGTTCATCCGCTACGTGGAGGACCACCCGGTGGGTCGCTCACGCGACAGCCTCCTGGGGCGGGTCGCCGAGGACCGCGTCACCCAGCAGATCGGTGACGTCCTGCGGGACCCCGACTACGGCCGGCACGACCTGCAGAGCCTGGCCGGCTTCCGCACGCTGATGTCGGCGCCCATGCTGCTGCACGACGAGGTCATCGGCATCCTCTCCGTGTGGCGCACCGAGGCGCAGCCGTTCGACGCGGGCGAGGTCGACGTGCTGAGCGCCTTCGCCGTCCAAGCCGCGATCGTGCTGCGCCAGGTAGAGCTCGTGGCTGCGCTGGAGGCGCGCAGCGGTGAGCTCGCCGCCAAGGTCACCCAGCTGGAGGTCCTGCGTGAGATCGGCGAGGCGATCAGCTCGACCCTCGACCTCGACGAGGTCCTGGGCCGCATCGTCAGCGGGGCCGTACGCCTCTGCTGGGCGGACGGCGGCTCGATCATGGAGTACGACGCGGCGGCCGACTGCTTCCGGGTGCGGGCCACCGCCGGTGGGAGCCCGGTGCTGACCGACCGGCTGCGCGCCCTCACCATCCGGCGCAGCACCTCGCCGGTCGGCCGGGCCGCCGCCGAACGGTCGACGCTGGTGGTGCCCGACCTGGCATCGGCAGCCCGCGACGATCACCTCGACATCCTGCTGGCCGACGGCTGGCGGTCGCTCCTCGCCGTTCCCCTGGTCCGGCAGGACCAGCTCGTGGGCGCGCTGGTGATCCGCCGGCGCCGCCCGGGCGACTTCGGTGCCGACACCCCGGAGCTGCTGCGGACCTTCGCCAACCAGTCCGGGCTGGCGATCGTCAACGCGCGCCTCTTCGGCGAGCTCGACACCAAGCGGGCCGAGCTCGAGGTCGCGAGCCGCCACAAGTCGGAGTTCCTCGCGAGCATGTCCCACGAGCTGCGGACGCCCCTCAACGCGGTGATCGGGTTCTCCGAGGTGCTGCTGGACCGGATGTTCGGCGAGCTCAACCCGCGGCAGGAGGAGTACCTCCGCGACATCTGGACCTCGGGCAAGCACCTGCTGGAGCTGCTCAACGAGATCCTCGACCTCTCCAAGGTCGAGGCCGGGCGGATGGTCCTCGAGCCCAGCCTGGTGTCGGTCCGGGCCTGCCTCGACTACGTCCTGTCGCTCGTGCGCGACCGCGCCGCGGCGCACGCCATCGACGTCGGCCTCGAGGTGTCCGAGGACGTCGGGATCGTGTGGGCCGACGAGCTGAGGCTCAAGCAGGTGGTGCTCAACCTCGTGTCGAACGCGGTGAAGTTCACCCCGGACGGCGGGACGGTCCGGGTCTTCGCCACGCGCGAGGGCGAGGACGTCGTCGTCCGCGTGAGCGACACCGGGGTGGGAGTGCCGCCGGAGGACCGCGAGCGGATCTTCGAGTCGTTCCAGCAGGGGCACCGCGCGGCGCCCAACGAGGAGGGCACCGGGCTCGGGCTGACGCTGTCGCGCCGCATCGTGGCGCTCTTCGGCGGGACCCTGTGGCTGGAGCCGCAGGCAGGCGTGGGCAGCGTCTTCGCCTTCCGGGTGCCGCTGCCGGCGGTCGAGCCCGTGGGCAAGGCCGACGACGACGGGCTGAGCACCGTCCTCCTCGTCGACGACGACCGGGCCTCCCTCGACCTCATGACCGCCTACCTGTCGGCCTCGCCCGTGCGGGTGCTCCACGCGCGCGACGGGTTCGAGGCGCTGTCCCTCAGCCGTACGGCGGCCCCGGACGCGGTCGTGCTCGACATCCGGCTGCCCCGCATGGACGGGTGGGAGGTGCTGGCCCGGATGAAGGCGGACCCCGCGACGCGTGCCATCCCGGTGGTTGTCGCCTCCATCATCGACGAGCGGCAGCGCGGCCTGCAGCTCGGCGCAGTGGCGTACCTGCTCAAGCCGGTGCGCCGCGACGACCTGCTCGACGCCCTCCGCGGCCATGGGCTCGAGCTCGAGGAGTCGGAGGTGGGGTCGCCGTGA
- a CDS encoding adenylate/guanylate cyclase domain-containing protein, whose amino-acid sequence MSVTEGRATSRRPTVLAVDDQPANLRLLDAILSPRGYDVLTAAGGQEALDVLRDRSVDVVLLDVQMPVMDGCEVCRRIRSDPTTSFLPVVMITAGGAAQRLDGLEAGADDFITKPFDQAELLARVRSLARIKGYQDTIRRQAEEISAWNLELEARVAEQVDELERVGRLRRFLSPQLADLVVNDEDMLASHRREIVVVFVDFRGFTSFAEASEPEEVMHVLAEYHRALGARIDEHRGTLERFTGDGVMVFFGDPVPTDDPAGAAVAMALDVREDVRRLASGWHRRGHDLSLGAGVAQGYATLGRIGYPGRSDYAAIGSVTNLAARLCADAGPWQVLVTDRVLAHVEERVAAELVGDVQPRGFSRPVRIHDVTAATTGRDQEEVTR is encoded by the coding sequence ATGAGCGTCACGGAGGGACGGGCGACGTCCCGCCGCCCCACCGTCCTGGCCGTCGACGACCAGCCGGCCAACCTGCGCCTGCTCGACGCGATCCTCTCGCCGCGTGGCTACGACGTCCTGACCGCGGCCGGGGGACAGGAGGCGCTGGACGTCCTCCGCGACCGGTCCGTCGACGTGGTGCTGCTCGACGTGCAGATGCCGGTCATGGACGGCTGCGAGGTGTGCCGCAGGATCCGCAGTGATCCGACCACCTCCTTCCTGCCGGTCGTGATGATCACGGCCGGGGGCGCGGCGCAGCGGCTCGACGGGCTCGAGGCGGGCGCCGACGACTTCATCACCAAGCCGTTCGACCAGGCCGAGCTCCTGGCGCGGGTGCGCTCGCTCGCCCGGATCAAGGGCTACCAGGACACGATCCGGCGGCAGGCGGAGGAGATCTCCGCCTGGAACCTCGAGCTCGAGGCGCGGGTGGCCGAGCAGGTGGACGAGCTGGAGCGGGTCGGCAGGCTGCGACGGTTCCTGTCCCCGCAGCTGGCCGACCTGGTCGTCAACGACGAGGACATGCTGGCCAGTCACCGCCGCGAGATCGTGGTGGTGTTCGTGGACTTCCGGGGGTTCACGTCGTTCGCCGAGGCGTCGGAGCCGGAGGAGGTGATGCACGTCCTCGCCGAGTACCACCGCGCCTTGGGCGCCCGCATCGACGAGCACCGGGGCACCCTGGAGCGGTTCACCGGCGACGGTGTGATGGTGTTCTTCGGCGATCCCGTCCCCACCGATGACCCTGCGGGCGCGGCGGTCGCGATGGCACTCGACGTGCGGGAGGACGTACGCCGCCTGGCGAGCGGCTGGCACCGGCGCGGGCACGACCTCTCCCTGGGCGCCGGTGTGGCCCAGGGCTACGCGACCCTGGGCCGGATCGGCTATCCCGGGAGGTCCGACTACGCCGCCATCGGCAGCGTGACCAACCTGGCTGCACGCCTGTGTGCGGATGCGGGACCGTGGCAGGTCCTGGTCACCGACCGCGTGCTGGCGCACGTGGAGGAGCGCGTCGCCGCCGAGCTCGTCGGCGACGTCCAGCCGCGGGGGTTCAGCCGACCGGTGCGGATCCACGACGTCACCGCCGCGACCACGGGGCGGGACCAGGAGGAGGTGACCCGATGA